Proteins encoded within one genomic window of Streptomyces sp. NBC_01314:
- a CDS encoding molybdopterin-dependent oxidoreductase: protein MARSPSSPDFWRSPLRGPWFTSVLGVALLAGITVLFVTGLLSYAAYNPGLSPVNDKTPDKGILGFYLFPWPTDPHWLYRFTQGLHVTLGIALVPVLLAKLWSVVPRLFQLPPARSLAHALERISLLLLVGGVLFEFVTGVLNIQLDYVFPGSFYPLHFYGAWVFFSAFVVHVVLRAPTAVRNLRQLRGSEGEGAPPPVSAEEPSLVSPDPVEPTVSRRGAVWLVGGGSLLLFGTTVGQNFDGPLRRTALLAPHGGAEPGSGPGGFQINKTAASRGISAAETSEEAWRLVVTGPSGTIRLSRAELLELPPHSVALPIACVEGWSTSDQWWRGVRLRDLAGLVGYEPEAAPDVLVESLQRRGAFRRAALRANQVRDARSLLALDVNGERLSPDHGYPARIIVPAAPGVLNTKWVARMTFGDL from the coding sequence ATGGCACGGTCTCCTTCCTCACCCGACTTCTGGCGCAGCCCGCTGCGCGGCCCCTGGTTCACCTCCGTCCTCGGCGTGGCGTTGCTCGCCGGGATCACGGTTCTGTTCGTGACGGGGCTGCTGTCTTACGCCGCCTACAACCCGGGTCTGTCGCCGGTGAACGACAAAACCCCGGACAAGGGGATCCTCGGCTTCTATCTGTTCCCCTGGCCGACGGATCCGCACTGGCTGTACCGGTTCACGCAAGGCCTTCACGTCACGCTCGGGATCGCGCTGGTCCCCGTCCTGCTGGCCAAGCTGTGGTCGGTGGTGCCGAGGCTGTTCCAGCTGCCTCCGGCGCGGTCGCTCGCCCACGCCCTGGAGCGGATCTCGCTGCTCCTGCTGGTCGGCGGCGTGCTGTTCGAGTTCGTGACCGGCGTGCTCAACATCCAGCTCGACTACGTCTTCCCCGGCTCTTTCTACCCGCTGCACTTCTACGGGGCGTGGGTGTTCTTCTCGGCGTTCGTGGTCCATGTGGTGCTGAGGGCGCCGACGGCCGTACGCAACCTGCGTCAGTTGCGGGGGAGTGAGGGGGAAGGGGCTCCGCCGCCGGTTTCAGCGGAGGAGCCCTCGCTGGTGTCCCCGGACCCGGTCGAGCCCACCGTGTCGCGGCGCGGTGCCGTGTGGCTGGTCGGGGGCGGCTCGCTGCTGCTGTTCGGGACGACCGTGGGGCAGAACTTCGACGGCCCGCTGCGCCGGACGGCCCTCCTCGCCCCGCACGGCGGTGCCGAGCCGGGCAGCGGGCCGGGCGGCTTCCAGATCAACAAGACGGCCGCGTCGAGGGGGATCAGTGCGGCGGAGACCAGCGAGGAGGCGTGGCGGCTGGTCGTCACCGGGCCTTCGGGGACCATCCGGCTGAGCCGCGCCGAGCTGCTGGAACTGCCCCCGCACAGCGTGGCGCTGCCCATCGCCTGTGTCGAGGGCTGGTCCACCTCCGACCAGTGGTGGCGCGGCGTGAGGCTGCGGGACCTGGCCGGCCTCGTCGGATACGAGCCCGAGGCGGCACCCGACGTCCTGGTGGAGTCCCTCCAGCGGCGCGGCGCCTTCCGCCGGGCAGCCCTGCGCGCCAACCAGGTCCGCGACGCGCGCTCCCTGCTCGCCCTGGACGTCAACGGCGAGAGGCTGTCCCCCGACCACGGCTACCCGGCACGGATCATCGTGCCCGCCGCGCCCGGTGTGCTCAACACCAAATGGGTGGCCCGGATGACGTTCGGAGACCTGTGA
- a CDS encoding GMC family oxidoreductase, with protein MTGEPGAVSPAETGFDYVVVGAGAGGGPLAANLAAAGMRTLLLDAGGAPENDNYLVPAFHADASEDPVQCWNYFVEHYADERQQQRDSKLVPGRGILYPRAGTVGGCTAHHALITVYPYNRDWDAIAEETGDATWHSTAMRRYFERLERCTYRPRPKEPPANPLLATLLAALLKVLPFTGARYRNDARHGFDGWLPTALADPELVVEDKQLLKVILSAAEDTLADLLDRPLSPLEGFGSFVDPNDWRAQTRALQGLWQIPLSTANGRRSAVRERVQAVQRSHPGNLVVRTNALAARVVLDRNGAAAGIDYLDGAHAYRAAPASRPDAGPPGLRRVLASREVILAAGAFNTPQLLMLSGIGPRAELQRHGIPVRVDLQGVGANLQDRYEVGVVSQMDREFPVLKDCDFHAPRSGTEPDRCYRAWRRGEGLYTTNGAVVGVTRKSRPELDAPDLFIFGGPFDFRGYHPGYSLDLTRHRDRFTWAILKSRTQNTGGRVRLRSTDPRDTPLVNFHYFGEGTDKDAVDLEAMAGAVEFVRGMNRKAGSVILKELWPGEEVDGLDDVRRFVQDEAWGHHASCTCRMGRTDDPSAVVDSRFRVRGVDRLRIVDASVFPRIPGFFVATPIYMISEKASDVILATTQGEP; from the coding sequence GTGACGGGTGAGCCCGGTGCCGTTTCCCCGGCCGAGACGGGTTTCGACTACGTCGTCGTCGGCGCCGGGGCGGGAGGCGGACCGTTGGCGGCCAACCTCGCCGCCGCGGGCATGCGTACCCTGCTGCTCGACGCGGGTGGTGCCCCGGAGAACGACAACTACCTGGTGCCCGCCTTCCACGCGGACGCCTCCGAGGACCCCGTCCAGTGCTGGAACTACTTCGTGGAGCACTACGCCGACGAGCGGCAGCAACAGCGCGACAGCAAACTCGTCCCGGGCCGGGGCATCCTCTACCCGCGTGCCGGGACGGTCGGCGGCTGCACCGCGCACCATGCGCTGATCACCGTCTATCCGTACAACCGCGACTGGGACGCGATCGCGGAGGAGACCGGCGACGCGACGTGGCACAGCACGGCCATGCGCCGGTACTTCGAACGGCTGGAACGCTGCACCTACCGGCCGAGGCCCAAGGAGCCGCCCGCCAACCCGCTGCTGGCCACGCTGCTTGCCGCGCTGCTGAAGGTCCTGCCCTTCACAGGCGCCCGGTACCGCAACGACGCACGCCACGGCTTCGACGGCTGGCTGCCGACCGCCCTCGCCGACCCCGAACTGGTCGTCGAGGACAAGCAGTTGCTGAAGGTCATCCTCTCGGCCGCGGAGGACACCCTGGCCGACCTCCTCGACCGGCCGCTGTCCCCGCTGGAGGGGTTCGGCTCCTTCGTCGACCCCAACGACTGGCGGGCGCAGACACGTGCCCTGCAGGGGCTGTGGCAGATCCCCCTCTCCACGGCGAACGGCCGGCGCAGTGCCGTACGCGAGCGAGTCCAGGCCGTACAGCGAAGCCATCCGGGCAACCTGGTGGTCCGTACGAACGCCCTGGCGGCCCGGGTCGTGCTGGACCGGAACGGAGCCGCGGCCGGCATCGACTATCTGGACGGGGCGCACGCCTACCGGGCCGCCCCCGCGAGCCGGCCGGACGCCGGGCCGCCGGGCCTGCGCAGGGTCCTGGCCTCCCGCGAGGTGATCCTGGCCGCGGGCGCCTTCAACACACCCCAGTTGCTGATGCTTTCGGGCATCGGACCGCGTGCGGAGCTGCAGCGGCACGGCATACCCGTACGGGTCGACCTCCAGGGCGTGGGCGCGAATCTGCAGGACCGGTACGAGGTCGGCGTGGTCAGCCAGATGGACCGCGAGTTCCCGGTGCTCAAGGACTGCGACTTCCACGCGCCGCGGTCCGGGACCGAACCGGACCGCTGTTACCGGGCCTGGCGGCGCGGCGAAGGTCTGTACACGACCAACGGCGCCGTCGTCGGTGTCACCCGCAAGTCCCGTCCGGAGCTGGACGCACCCGACCTGTTCATCTTCGGCGGCCCCTTCGACTTCCGGGGCTACCACCCCGGCTACTCGCTCGACCTGACCCGCCATCGGGACCGTTTCACCTGGGCGATCCTCAAGAGCCGCACCCAGAACACCGGGGGTCGGGTGCGGCTTCGCTCCACCGACCCCCGTGACACCCCACTGGTGAACTTCCACTACTTCGGCGAGGGCACGGACAAGGACGCCGTGGATCTCGAAGCCATGGCCGGTGCCGTCGAGTTCGTGCGCGGGATGAACCGCAAAGCCGGCTCCGTGATCCTCAAGGAGTTGTGGCCCGGCGAGGAGGTCGACGGCCTCGACGACGTCCGCCGTTTCGTGCAGGACGAGGCCTGGGGCCACCACGCGTCGTGCACTTGCAGGATGGGACGAACGGACGATCCCTCTGCGGTCGTCGACAGCAGGTTCCGGGTGCGGGGAGTGGACCGCCTGCGGATCGTCGACGCCTCGGTCTTCCCCCGCATTCCCGGATTCTTCGTCGCCACCCCCATCTACATGATCAGCGAGAAGGCGAGCGACGTGATCCTCGCGACCACCCAAGGAGAACCGTGA
- a CDS encoding peroxidase family protein: MSKQRRTARRSAAGHRTSLPWRVVTAGAEFVDRRLGWDKLPVIPGLLTLLGLRVKLRQKNLHDTGRLPSANLPDPAPPSETHKVNRTADGSHNDLDEPRMGMAGTRFGRNIPLDRIAPATPEDVLSAPSPREVSRALLTRDELTPAESVNSLVAAWLQFMVRDWFSHGSSPTERPWEVPLMDDDPWPEHPMRIMRTPDDPTRDPQAPAGTPDTRVNVSSHWWDASQIYGTNETEQRLMRTGELGKLHVWDDEQSPIPSDPSRDPSHIPGFWLGLAMMHDLFVREHNAICDHLHGAYPSWNDEELFQRARLVNAALLAKIHTVEWTPAVISHPTTVKALRANWWGVAGERVHNLFGRISDSEVVSGIPGAETDHYGVPYSLTEEFVAVYRMHPLIRDEWHLRSAADDTSLRHCTLRDISGPGALKVLETTEMTDLLYSFGTLHPGLVTMHNFPRFLQEFERPDGQLQDLAATDILRSRELGVPRYNEFRRLLRLRPAADFLELTENRAWAEQIQELYDGDIEKVDLMVGLYAEKLPTGFAFSDTAFRIFILMASRRLNSDRFFTEYYTPEVYSKAGMAWIDDNSMITVLLRHHPELRTALTGLTNAFVPWNTAGRTVT, encoded by the coding sequence ATGAGCAAGCAGCGACGCACCGCACGCCGCTCCGCGGCCGGACACCGAACGTCACTGCCATGGCGGGTCGTCACCGCCGGCGCCGAATTCGTGGACCGGCGCCTCGGCTGGGACAAACTGCCCGTCATACCGGGTCTGCTGACGCTCCTCGGACTGCGCGTCAAACTCCGGCAGAAGAACCTCCACGACACCGGCCGTCTGCCCTCGGCCAACCTGCCCGATCCCGCGCCGCCCTCCGAGACCCACAAGGTCAACCGGACCGCCGACGGCAGCCACAACGACCTCGACGAGCCGCGCATGGGCATGGCGGGCACCCGCTTCGGCCGGAACATCCCGCTGGACCGGATCGCCCCGGCCACACCCGAGGACGTACTGTCCGCGCCGAGCCCGCGCGAGGTCAGCCGCGCCCTGCTCACCCGCGACGAGCTCACCCCCGCCGAATCGGTCAACTCCCTGGTCGCCGCCTGGCTTCAGTTCATGGTCCGCGACTGGTTCAGCCACGGGAGCAGCCCCACGGAACGGCCCTGGGAAGTACCCCTCATGGACGACGACCCATGGCCGGAACACCCCATGCGGATCATGCGGACCCCGGACGACCCGACCCGCGACCCGCAGGCACCCGCGGGAACGCCCGACACCCGCGTCAACGTGTCCTCCCACTGGTGGGACGCCTCGCAGATCTACGGGACGAACGAGACCGAGCAGCGTCTGATGCGCACCGGTGAGCTGGGCAAGCTGCATGTGTGGGACGACGAGCAGTCCCCGATCCCCTCGGACCCCTCCCGGGATCCCTCGCACATCCCCGGTTTCTGGCTGGGCCTGGCCATGATGCACGACCTGTTCGTCCGTGAGCACAACGCGATCTGCGACCACCTGCACGGCGCCTACCCGTCCTGGAACGACGAGGAACTCTTCCAGCGGGCCCGGCTCGTCAACGCCGCGCTCCTCGCCAAGATCCACACCGTGGAGTGGACACCGGCCGTGATCAGCCACCCCACCACCGTCAAGGCACTGCGCGCCAACTGGTGGGGCGTCGCGGGCGAGCGTGTCCACAACCTCTTCGGCCGGATCAGCGACAGCGAGGTCGTCAGCGGCATCCCCGGCGCCGAAACGGACCACTACGGCGTCCCGTACTCCCTCACCGAGGAGTTCGTCGCTGTCTACCGCATGCACCCGCTCATCCGAGACGAGTGGCATCTGCGCTCGGCCGCCGACGACACGAGCCTGCGCCACTGCACCCTCCGCGACATCTCGGGGCCCGGGGCGCTGAAGGTCCTGGAGACCACCGAGATGACCGACCTGCTCTACAGCTTCGGCACGCTCCACCCCGGACTGGTCACCATGCACAACTTCCCCAGGTTCCTTCAGGAGTTCGAGCGCCCCGACGGACAACTGCAGGACCTCGCCGCCACCGACATCCTGCGCTCCCGGGAGCTGGGCGTCCCCCGCTACAACGAGTTCCGCCGACTGCTGCGGCTGAGGCCCGCCGCGGACTTCCTGGAACTGACCGAGAACCGGGCATGGGCCGAGCAGATCCAGGAGCTCTACGACGGCGACATCGAGAAGGTCGACCTCATGGTCGGGCTGTACGCGGAGAAACTGCCGACCGGATTCGCCTTCAGCGACACGGCGTTCCGCATCTTCATCCTGATGGCCTCACGCCGGCTGAACAGCGACCGCTTCTTCACCGAGTACTACACCCCCGAGGTGTACTCCAAGGCCGGTATGGCCTGGATCGACGACAACTCCATGATCACGGTGCTGCTGCGCCACCACCCGGAGCTGCGTACGGCTCTGACGGGGCTGACGAACGCCTTCGTGCCGTGGAACACAGCCGGAAGGACGGTGACTTGA
- a CDS encoding serine protease: MVATDRSHDERERQVAAAAARYGETGDERRTLQRQQDAGVAFPDSEEALAARAARLLDRQAVPAAMVVEAVRADPLEATAAYERILGVSRDLQAWSFLPRGARAARTIARISVRENGRELPVGTGFLVSPNLLLTNHHVLPDTEAARQSFVEFDAQVTVDNTPQSPTRLELDPDGFFAADQRLDFALVRVAPGPDLRPAGETFGWNRLSAQKGKLVIGEPVNVIGHPMGRLKEIAVRDNMLQVRLDDFLHYKTDTEPGNSGSPVFNDQWEVVALHHSGVPRTDGQGRVLRRDGQVWQPGDGDDAIDWVSNEGVRISSILKHLAALPLSSRQQALLAEMGPESGLGVAEAAAVPVAAPAPAAAASPTAVENVTARAGLRARDGAFGGRRHLVFLHGRSQEGLVPEDLRRDWTAGLNQGLVRAGLPPVDPADVWFPYYGDRLVQALTAHEAVPHLVEAPTARAAEAVAPTAPTARAVYEEIIGEAATKWDMPHESRLATERIGMGDVVGALQKRLSWLAARSDLDAWAIALVFRDVAAYLDDQRIRDEVLGCVLETMPDSGEVVLVSHSLGTVVGLDLTTRLSPGVDLVHLTTAGSPLGLDSVYSRLLVGGPKRPDVVADWLNVWCPTDAVAIGCPLGDDWADGLSDLAVVNARDRAHKIVEYLAHPDVARSIGSHLGG, encoded by the coding sequence ATGGTAGCGACGGACAGGTCCCACGACGAACGGGAGCGCCAGGTCGCGGCGGCCGCCGCACGGTACGGAGAGACAGGCGACGAGCGACGGACCCTCCAGCGGCAGCAGGACGCCGGGGTGGCCTTCCCGGACTCGGAGGAGGCACTCGCGGCGCGCGCGGCCCGGCTGCTCGACCGGCAGGCGGTGCCCGCCGCCATGGTGGTGGAGGCCGTCCGCGCGGACCCGCTGGAGGCAACCGCCGCGTACGAACGCATCCTCGGGGTGTCCAGGGACCTGCAGGCCTGGAGCTTCCTGCCGCGCGGCGCCCGGGCGGCCCGTACCATCGCCCGGATCTCGGTGCGGGAGAACGGCCGTGAGCTGCCCGTCGGCACCGGCTTCCTGGTGTCGCCGAACCTGCTGCTGACCAACCATCACGTGCTCCCCGACACGGAGGCCGCCCGGCAGAGCTTCGTGGAGTTCGACGCCCAGGTCACCGTCGACAACACACCCCAGTCGCCGACGCGGCTGGAGCTCGACCCGGACGGGTTCTTCGCGGCGGACCAACGCCTCGACTTCGCCCTGGTGCGGGTCGCCCCCGGCCCGGACCTGCGGCCCGCTGGGGAGACGTTCGGCTGGAACCGGCTCAGCGCCCAGAAGGGAAAGCTGGTCATCGGCGAGCCGGTCAACGTCATCGGCCATCCGATGGGGCGGCTGAAGGAGATCGCCGTACGCGACAACATGCTCCAGGTGCGCCTCGACGACTTCCTCCACTACAAGACGGACACCGAGCCCGGCAATTCGGGCTCTCCCGTCTTCAACGACCAGTGGGAGGTCGTCGCGCTCCACCACAGCGGTGTCCCCAGGACCGACGGACAGGGACGCGTCCTGCGCCGTGACGGGCAGGTCTGGCAGCCCGGTGACGGCGACGACGCAATCGACTGGGTGTCCAACGAGGGCGTACGCATCAGCTCCATTCTGAAGCACCTCGCCGCCCTGCCCCTCTCCTCCCGTCAGCAGGCGCTGCTGGCCGAGATGGGCCCGGAGTCGGGGCTGGGTGTCGCGGAGGCCGCCGCAGTTCCGGTGGCGGCTCCGGCTCCCGCCGCCGCGGCGTCGCCCACGGCCGTCGAGAACGTCACCGCGCGGGCGGGCCTGCGTGCCCGGGACGGCGCGTTCGGCGGCAGACGGCATCTGGTCTTCCTGCACGGTCGCTCCCAGGAAGGCCTGGTGCCCGAGGACCTGCGCCGCGACTGGACGGCCGGACTCAACCAGGGGCTCGTCCGCGCCGGTCTCCCTCCGGTCGACCCGGCGGACGTCTGGTTCCCCTACTACGGCGACAGACTGGTGCAGGCCCTGACCGCGCATGAGGCCGTCCCCCACCTGGTCGAGGCGCCGACCGCCAGGGCGGCGGAGGCTGTCGCACCGACCGCCCCCACCGCACGCGCGGTGTACGAGGAGATCATCGGCGAGGCGGCCACGAAGTGGGACATGCCGCACGAGAGCCGACTGGCCACCGAACGGATCGGCATGGGTGACGTGGTCGGAGCCCTGCAGAAGCGGCTGAGCTGGCTGGCCGCCAGGAGCGACCTCGACGCGTGGGCGATCGCCCTGGTCTTCCGTGACGTGGCCGCGTACCTCGACGACCAGCGCATCCGGGACGAGGTCCTGGGCTGCGTACTGGAGACGATGCCGGACTCGGGAGAAGTGGTGCTCGTCAGTCACAGCCTCGGCACGGTCGTCGGCCTGGATCTCACCACACGGCTGTCCCCCGGGGTGGATCTCGTCCATCTGACCACGGCGGGCAGTCCCCTCGGCCTGGACAGCGTGTACAGCAGGCTGCTCGTCGGCGGGCCGAAGCGTCCGGACGTCGTGGCCGACTGGCTCAACGTCTGGTGCCCGACCGACGCGGTGGCCATCGGATGCCCCTTGGGCGACGACTGGGCGGACGGGCTGTCCGACCTCGCCGTCGTCAACGCCCGCGACCGTGCGCACAAAATCGTCGAGTACCTCGCCCACCCCGACGTCGCCCGGTCGATCGGCAGCCACCTCGGCGGCTGA
- a CDS encoding NUDIX hydrolase, translating into MSFRLAAYAVCIEGGRVLLARHVLPNGESNWTLPGGKVEHAEDPFDAVIREVAEETGCDAVVERLLGVDSRVIPAAERAVPGGPEHQNVGVFYQVRITGGQLRPEPNGDIVESVWTPIPDVACLHRSSLVDIGLALAQSLPANGHVAAVPVGGLVQH; encoded by the coding sequence ATGAGTTTCCGGCTGGCGGCGTACGCCGTGTGTATCGAGGGCGGGCGGGTACTGCTTGCCCGTCACGTGCTGCCGAACGGAGAGAGCAACTGGACCCTTCCGGGTGGAAAGGTCGAGCACGCGGAGGATCCGTTCGACGCGGTGATCCGGGAGGTCGCTGAGGAGACCGGCTGCGACGCGGTGGTCGAACGCCTGTTGGGTGTGGACTCCCGGGTGATCCCCGCGGCTGAACGTGCCGTCCCCGGCGGACCAGAGCACCAGAATGTCGGCGTCTTCTACCAGGTTCGTATCACCGGCGGCCAGCTGCGGCCGGAGCCGAACGGCGACATCGTCGAGTCGGTCTGGACGCCGATTCCCGATGTCGCTTGCTTGCATCGGTCATCGCTGGTCGACATCGGCCTCGCCCTGGCTCAGTCGCTTCCGGCGAACGGCCACGTCGCTGCCGTCCCGGTCGGCGGCCTGGTCCAGCACTGA
- a CDS encoding nuclear transport factor 2 family protein, with protein sequence MTMSSTTESATVLTGMYAAEAEYLAAGGPGEASFDLLAPFFAPDVELHQADALPYGGTWRGHYGMTQFFLRMGEVWESFDMVEQEFLATGETAVVLTQVRARARATGRELSFPILQAITVKDGRITEVRPFYWDTRAIADACAVPTPTD encoded by the coding sequence ATGACGATGTCATCCACTACGGAATCGGCAACAGTTCTCACCGGCATGTATGCGGCTGAGGCGGAGTACCTGGCGGCGGGAGGCCCAGGCGAGGCCTCGTTCGACCTGCTCGCCCCGTTCTTCGCGCCGGATGTCGAGCTGCATCAAGCAGATGCTCTGCCCTATGGAGGCACCTGGCGTGGGCACTACGGCATGACGCAGTTCTTCCTCAGGATGGGAGAGGTGTGGGAGTCGTTCGACATGGTGGAGCAGGAGTTTCTTGCCACCGGTGAGACCGCGGTCGTGCTCACACAGGTCCGAGCTCGCGCTCGCGCGACCGGCCGTGAACTCAGCTTCCCCATTCTGCAAGCGATCACGGTCAAGGACGGGCGTATCACCGAGGTCCGTCCGTTCTACTGGGACACGCGGGCCATCGCCGACGCCTGCGCCGTGCCGACACCGACAGACTGA
- a CDS encoding alpha/beta hydrolase — translation MDWKRPRGATIDLALARHLATQPERRIGSLLINPGGPGGSGVGFAFSAPESFSPELLERFDIVGFDPRGVGRSNPVMCDEDRVAAQGALLYPDSASSFTALREANRALGENCRDLTGPLLDHMDTASVIRDMEAIRVGLGERRISYYGVSYGTGIGQQYAERYPHRVRAMTLDSNMDHSLDTWNYQRTEAVAMEESYGQFADWCARTPSCVLHGRDARALFDSLYQRAEAGELVLPGDPPYSVTTQDLQGVAFGYMYDPANWFGFAQFLADLDAADPAAGRTLRQRGEPTPFGYLPVMCQDYDFDVPSYATLARYERKLARLAPVTRLSSLAWTDLTGCQDWPTEVTNPPHRLRVDGSAPILLTNSRYDVATPHSWGSNAARQIGREAVFLTYDGVGHGDYWLSPCARDAIDTYLITLKTPRKGAHCPAVWPAGPSAQRQSPTGGLVNPLPDLLGTGTHR, via the coding sequence GTGGACTGGAAGCGCCCGCGCGGCGCCACCATCGACCTGGCCCTCGCCCGCCACCTGGCGACCCAGCCCGAGCGCCGTATCGGCTCGCTGCTGATCAACCCCGGTGGCCCCGGCGGCTCGGGCGTCGGCTTCGCGTTCAGCGCTCCTGAGTCCTTCTCGCCCGAGCTGCTGGAGCGTTTCGACATCGTGGGCTTCGACCCGCGCGGTGTCGGCCGCAGCAACCCGGTGATGTGCGACGAGGACAGGGTGGCCGCACAGGGCGCGCTGCTCTACCCGGACAGCGCCTCCTCCTTCACCGCCCTCCGCGAGGCGAACCGCGCGCTCGGCGAGAACTGCCGCGACCTCACCGGACCGCTCCTCGACCACATGGACACCGCGAGCGTCATCCGCGACATGGAGGCGATCCGCGTCGGCCTCGGCGAGCGGCGGATCAGTTACTACGGCGTCTCGTACGGGACCGGGATCGGCCAGCAGTACGCCGAGCGCTATCCGCACCGCGTCCGCGCGATGACGCTCGACTCGAACATGGACCACAGCCTGGACACGTGGAACTACCAGAGGACCGAGGCCGTCGCGATGGAGGAGTCGTACGGCCAGTTCGCCGACTGGTGTGCCCGTACGCCGTCCTGTGTGCTCCACGGCCGTGACGCCCGCGCCCTGTTCGACTCGCTCTACCAGCGCGCCGAGGCCGGTGAGCTGGTCCTGCCGGGCGACCCGCCCTACTCCGTCACCACCCAGGATCTCCAGGGCGTCGCCTTCGGCTACATGTATGACCCGGCCAACTGGTTCGGCTTCGCCCAGTTCCTCGCCGACTTGGACGCCGCCGACCCCGCCGCGGGACGGACCCTCCGCCAGCGTGGCGAGCCGACCCCGTTCGGGTATCTCCCGGTGATGTGCCAGGACTACGACTTCGACGTGCCCTCGTACGCCACCCTCGCCCGTTACGAGCGCAAGCTCGCCCGGCTCGCCCCCGTCACCCGGCTCAGCTCCCTCGCCTGGACCGACCTGACCGGCTGCCAGGACTGGCCGACCGAGGTGACCAACCCGCCGCACCGGCTCCGTGTCGACGGCAGCGCGCCGATCCTGCTGACCAACAGCCGCTACGACGTGGCGACACCGCACTCCTGGGGCTCCAACGCGGCCCGGCAGATCGGCCGCGAGGCCGTGTTCCTCACTTACGACGGTGTCGGCCACGGCGACTACTGGCTGAGCCCCTGCGCACGTGATGCCATCGACACCTACCTCATCACCCTCAAGACCCCCCGCAAGGGCGCCCACTGCCCCGCGGTCTGGCCGGCCGGGCCCTCCGCCCAGCGACAGTCACCGACCGGTGGTCTCGTCAACCCGCTGCCCGACCTCCTGGGCACAGGCACGCACCGGTGA
- a CDS encoding intradiol ring-cleavage dioxygenase — MTDTSEPSQATPIGRRSVLIASGATAAALAVAATVTPEAPTADADTGNTGNTAPVAAAAVCTLTREMTEGPYYLDGQFVRSNIRENKTGIPFQLTLTVVDDDTCAPLNNALVEIWHADVLGEYSGFVGENGHNEPDNGTFLRGGVLTDSSGVARITTVYPGWYRGRCIHIHLKVHVNVRLTADGSFTGGQELFTGQLYFAESVTRAVAAIAPYRSNTVPRTTLAQDSIYDGGGAASGLLTLTALGSSPSAGYAGSLTVGVESS, encoded by the coding sequence ATGACAGACACTTCAGAGCCCTCACAGGCGACTCCGATCGGGCGCCGCAGCGTCCTGATCGCCTCCGGCGCCACGGCCGCCGCCCTGGCCGTGGCCGCCACCGTCACACCTGAAGCCCCCACAGCCGACGCGGACACAGGGAACACAGGGAACACCGCTCCCGTGGCCGCCGCGGCCGTCTGCACCCTCACCAGGGAGATGACCGAAGGCCCCTACTACCTCGACGGACAGTTCGTCCGCTCCAACATCCGCGAGAACAAAACAGGCATCCCGTTCCAGCTCACCCTCACCGTCGTCGACGACGACACCTGCGCTCCGCTCAACAACGCCCTGGTGGAGATCTGGCACGCCGACGTGCTCGGTGAGTACTCCGGGTTCGTCGGGGAGAACGGCCACAACGAGCCCGACAACGGCACCTTCCTGCGCGGAGGCGTACTGACGGACTCCAGCGGCGTCGCACGGATCACCACGGTCTACCCGGGCTGGTACCGCGGCCGGTGCATCCACATCCACCTCAAGGTCCACGTCAACGTCCGGCTCACCGCCGACGGCTCGTTCACCGGTGGTCAGGAGCTCTTCACCGGCCAGCTCTACTTCGCCGAGTCCGTCACGAGAGCGGTCGCGGCGATCGCGCCGTACCGCAGCAACACGGTCCCCCGCACAACGCTCGCCCAGGACTCCATCTACGACGGCGGAGGCGCCGCCTCGGGCCTGCTCACTCTGACGGCCCTGGGCAGCTCACCATCGGCCGGGTACGCCGGGTCGCTGACGGTAGGGGTGGAGTCCAGCTGA